The segment GCTCGATAATCCTATTTTCTTGGACTAGGGCCTGCAGTGGCCTGactttaattttgaattcactCCTCTATCTATCAGCCAAcctatttcaaaaatttatgCCCGTTTCTTCTCATAACAAACCATATTGATAAAAGAGAAGTACAAGAGACAAAAAAAGGAAGTAAAGAAAACTGCCTAACAACTAGATTACTGAGCCCATTTTGAGTCATTAGTCTTACTATACTAACTTCCCTATAACAGTCAAAAAGCTCAAACAGACATTTTGCAATCTTCTTTATAATAATAGAGGAATGCCATGCAAGCCGATAGCAAACTACTAACCAAACTAGAATCAATTAGTCTATTGATATGAAAAAATCCTCCACCTAGAAATCAGATATTGCAAGTTACAAAATGGGTCCAATCATCAGCAAGTAAAAGTTGCTACTAAATGCAATTCCAAAGTTCAGGTTAAGAAATTTTTCACAACAGCATAAAGTGCACACACAACCATCAAACTAAGCTTCAAATCCACTGTTACAAGCCATCCTTATATGGAACAGAATAGTCCTAAATCAACATGGAACATACCTGTCTTTGTTTTTGCTAGAGATGGTTGTACAACAACGTGCATTACAAGAACCCCTCCTGCAAGTTCACCAAAGGGTATTCTACACTGACCAACAGTCTtgtcattttccaaaattttaccaGAACTAATCAGTTTAACTTCATTTGCAGCCTTCGGTATAATGGTTTTACCTAAGATAGAAAGAACATATAAGGAAATCACAttgaaaacagaaagaaaagagaaaatatccTCCAAgtggaaacaaaaaaaaggctGATTCAGCCCATGTCTTTCCTGTACCTTCTTCCCAACAAGTTTCATATTAAAATCCAAATAATTACAAATCAAACAATTCATCAATAAGCATCGATCTTGAATGCTAGGGATCTCAAACCGAACTATCAAAAACCATCAAACTTttgatgaaaaaagaaaacgCCAAGTTGGTTACCGGCTAGGAAATACAATTCAGTAGTTGGGATTCAAATgccataaattatatttgttctCAAGATGCTGATTATTGTTGAACCATGTATGTCAAAGATACTTGGAACATTATTTCATAGCAGGCAACAAGGAAACCTGCACAAACTCCACAGGGCTCAAAACTTGAATTTATATTATCCATTACCCAATAACAGAACGGCTTCATCCAAACTGAGGCTGACAAGCACAAATAATATCTCATCTTCCAGGAGAATTGTCATAAAAAGGACAAGAAAATTAACATTCAGCAATATATTCAAGCCCTATAAAGGCTTCCTCCCAAAGGAATTCTACATAAAATTCTAAAACCAATAAAGTCACATGTAAGGAATAACTTTACTGACAAGAGTTCTCCAATATGCTTATTGAAACAAAGCTTGACATATATGCTCGTCCCCTCAATGGATATTTGTGAACATTCATACTCAGTCCTCTCCTTCCCTCCCCCAACCCAAATCCATTGTTTTGCTCAAAGAAAAGGGCATTATAGGAAACAACACACAAATGAAAATTTCTATCCCTATATTCCATTTTGGAGTTCAATAGAAATGGCTTTCTCAATCAACAAGCCGAAACCTCATAATTTGGAAATCAGCAGTGAAATTCGGCAGCTGCCTTAATGAAAATCTCATGGGTCAGTTCCCAATTTCATCAACAACCAATTTTGAATCTCTTACAACTGAATTAACAAACAGAAATGGAAAACAGTACAAACCAGTACCTTTCGGCCAATCCGAGACAACTCTCTCCTTGAGCATATCGACCGTGGAGGTGGATGAGTACCGAAAGGGTCCAACATCAGATCCATCGTACAGCCTAAACTTTATATCAACCAAATCCGAACTCATCaattaacaataattaaatcCGCAACTCCCCTGTATTTGTACAAATCGACCCAtcagaaaaaatcaaaataaaaaaaagttattaagaaattaaaccAAATCAGTAGCAGAGAC is part of the Vitis riparia cultivar Riparia Gloire de Montpellier isolate 1030 chromosome 17, EGFV_Vit.rip_1.0, whole genome shotgun sequence genome and harbors:
- the LOC117904932 gene encoding membrane-anchored ubiquitin-fold protein 3, giving the protein MSSDLVDIKFRLYDGSDVGPFRYSSTSTVDMLKERVVSDWPKGKTIIPKAANEVKLISSGKILENDKTVGQCRIPFGELAGGVLVMHVVVQPSLAKTKTEKKIDKSPKKVVCSCSIL